Genomic window (Corynebacterium simulans):
GACCAAGCGCTGCAGCACCACCCGGGGAGCCAAGATCATCAAAGAACGCAGCGTTAGCGTCGTTGTAATCAATCCACTCATCCGGAACGTCATCCTCGTAGAAGATTGCCTCAACTGGGCAAGCAGGCTCACAAGCGCCGCAGTCTACGCACTCGTCAGGATGGATGTACAGGGAGCGCTTGCCTTCGTAGATGCAATCGACGGGGCACTCTTCAACGCAAGCGCGGTCCATCACATCGACGCATGGCTGCGCGATAGTGTAAGTCATGAGGTGCTAAAACTCCTGTTTTCACGGGTTTTGGGATGTCTAACAGTATGTCACTTTTGGACAAAAAATGGGAAAATTCCGCCCCCGATTCCGGCGATTAACAGCAGGAGCGAAAGAATATTATTGGCCAGCCACATATCGCCGGTCACGACCACACCCAGCACGAATGCGAAGTATCCCAGCAGCCAAGCCGCCAAAGGAACAAGCCCGATGTAGGCATTATCACTCCAGAGCCTTGCTGTGCGCGTGAGCACTGTATTAAACCACCAGGCTAGAACGATCGTGATGGGAAAAGCCACGCTCGTCCCACCCGGCAGCGGCAACCTGGCGGTGAGGTAGACAACTTCTAGAACCAGGGAGGTCAGCGCGCCTAGGCACAGCCAGGCCAGGCCGGTTATCTGCTCGCCGCGTGAGTATTCATTCAAAATCACAGGCCCTCCAGCAGCGCATCTGCAGGCTCGCCCTGCCCCAGCTGGTAGTGCTCAGCACGCAACAACGGCATAACAAGGAGGTTGGACAGGCCATATGCGCTTGGCGACGCCGCCGGGTCCCCAATGGCCGCCGCAGCCGCTACCGGGTTCGTCTGGGTCACTGTGGAGTCAGCCACCCAAATCTGCGTGGCATGGGCGACCATGGCGCGACGCTTGGCGGCTAGCGCGGCATCGTCAAGCCGGTATTCCACGTCAGCGCCCTCGTTGGTGAAATTGTCGAGGTAACCCCGGTCCGGCTTTCGCCAGCCCTCCGGTGCGCCGATGGTTTCAAGCGCGCTGTAGTGCGCACCACGTTCGAAGATTGCCCACCAGATGCGCTGGTCTGGTGCTGCGGCCGCGTGGACTGCCTGGTGCACGGCGATGTGGTCCGGGTGGCCATAGCCGCCGTCCGGTCCGTATGTCAGCACGATATGCGGGCGAAGCTGCGCAAAGTGCTCGCGCAACAAGTCTGCCGCCTCGTCAATGCGGCGCACCAAGGCACGCGGATTCTCGTGAGCCGGTGAGCCCTCCATGCCGGAATCGCGGAAGAAGCCAAAGCCGCCGAGTTGAATACCGTGGACGCCCAAGATATCGAGGGCGTCGGAAAGCTCACGTGCCCTGAAACCGCCTAGCTGGTCTGCATTGCACAGGCCTTGATAAGGCGTGCCAATGACCTCGCCTTCCTCGCCGAGCGTGGCCGTGATGACCGTGACCTCGGCGCCCCTTGCAGCCATGTCAGCGAGCGTTCCGCCGGTAAAAAGCACCTCGTCATCTGGGTGAGCATGTACGGCCACCACGCGGTAACCGCGCAAATCATTATTTTTCATCTTTCCTCCACATCGGTGCCGTAATAAGCCCTGCATCCCAATCTTCGATGCGTTGACCGGGCCCAAGGATACCCCTGCCCAAAGCATGGATACGCACCTCGTCCATCAAAGGTACGTAGAGCACCTCGTCAGAATTGAGTTTGCGGACCTTTTCCAAGGCGGCATCAGGATTGATACGCCCAGACAAGATTTCGCCGCGCATGTCCTCTGCCTCGGCAGGGCAAAAGCCGGAGATATCGCCGGCGCGTACCTCGTCGTTTTCACACATATAGAGGCTCGCCAGACTCTCCGGAGACACGTTTGCATTCTCCCAGGCCACCACGGCATCCACCTCTGCCTCCGGCAGCATCTCGCCGGCAATGGTTTGAGTGCGGTCAGAGACTACCTCTGCACTAATTGCTTGCGCTTCGAGGACGTCGACGATGGTGCTGGCAGCCGCCATAGCTTCCGGATGCGTGGGATCAGCTGCAATGCGCAGCGGCTTGCGGCCCGCGCGCTCGCGAAGTGGCGTCAGGTCTACTTCTTCGTTGACCGGGTTTTGGCCCGGACGCAACTCCGAGGCACGGCCCGCCGCCAGGCGAGCGACCTGGTCGGTCTCAATGAGCGAGGCCAAAGCACGACGCTGGCGTTGCTCTGGCAACGCGCCTTCCCGGGCGGAAAGGTGCAGGCGCAGCTGGCGATTACGGGTCACGGTCCCGGCGTTGACGTTGCTCAGCAAACTGAGGCTCTCCAGCGAGGTTTGTTCCGGAGTAAAGTCCACGAATCCCACCTGGCCCGAGCGCAACATGTTGACCGCCTGACTGGTATCACGGACAGCACGCAGCTGGACGACGTCGACAAGCGCGGGCCCCGCACCCCAGAAGCGGTCGTTGCGATTCAGGGTAATAACTCCCCTGCCGCGATCGACGGCCTCGACGGCATAGCGCCCAGCGGATGCAGGGATGCCGTCGGCAAGAGCTGCCGTGAACTCGGCGTCCTGCAGCAGGTGCGAAGGAAGAAGGTGAGCGAAAAGGCGGTGCCAATCGGATACGCGCTGCTTAAAATCCACCACCACAACGCGCCCTGCCGAGGTCGTGCTGATGTCCTCGATGGCGAAGTAGCCCGCTGGGTCCACCACTCCGGGGGTGGAGGTCATTTGGGTCCACAGGTAGTGAAAGTCACTGCCGCTAATCGGAGTGCCATCGGACCATTGCGCCGGTGAGGCAATCTTGTACACCACGCGCTGGGCAACACCTTTCGGCGGCTCTACCTCCGCCGCGCTGGCCAGCACATCGGAATCCATGTGTTCGCCGTGGAAAGCAGAAGGAAGGACGAGCTCTGCAATCTGGCTGACCAGCTCGCTGTTGTTGGCTACCAGATGCGGATTGAGTCCGCCGCGGAGCGGATCGACGCCGATGGCGACGGTCTCGCGCTCGACGCCGTCCTCTTTTTCCTTCTTCTCGGGCGTCGGCGTTTCGGTCTGGGTGCTCTCGGCAGCTGGCTTGTCCTCGACGGGCGGCGGGCCTGGATTGGCCATGCACGAGGTGAGCACGCTAAGTGATGAGGCAACCACTACCGCGCCAAACTTTCGCACTTTGATACCGCCCTTCTACCTAGATCTGGAACCACTTTAGTCGGCTGGCGGGCATTGCTTGGAATTTGACGCTGTGTTTACGGCGCTCTTCAGCTGCATTCGAACCATCGAGTGGCTCTCTTGGGTGCCTTTTGGCGCCCTTCGATGGTTCGAATGCAGGTTGTTTTAATACATGAAGAAATGTGGATTGAGAAGCCGCAAGACCGCCAGGTGCCACGTACCAGTTTGCTGATGAGGAGCACTGCCAAAATCCGGTTGGTCCGCAGTACGAACTTGCTCGATGATGGCTGGGAGATGATGCGCCACGCAATGCCCCGTGTAGCGCAAGGTGCGCCACCCGCGAAGCACGGCGTCATTGTTCTTCCAGTGATCCTTTATCCAGGTATCCAGTGCTGAGTGAAATTTCCGACCATTAATTTCGATGGCAATTCGCTTGTCCTTTAATACGATGTCCCATGCATAAACACCGATGAAGTAATTGCACTCAACGTCCATTCCCGCATCTTGTAATCCGCGGGCCACCTTAATTTCCGCCGAAGAATCGGTGAATAGGACTGCTTCTGACAACGCTTCCTGCGTTCTCGAGTCTAGGCGAGCAAGCTTTCTTCTATCTTCTTCAAGCCGCGTTCTGCTACGTCGTCCTCGGTAGACCGCTTCGAGCATTTCTACTGCTTGAGTGCGCTCTGCAAAAGCCGCGGCCGCGAGCGGATTGTGTACTTTAAGACCTTCATATTCAAAGTGGTCTCTGACTTGGCTGCGTTTATAGGTAAACAGTGCACCGCTTCGCATCTTGTGTGGGCCTGCCACGATGACTGGAAAACTAAGGTCTTGTTCACTCAGCAATTGAGCTGCTGTATTCCCCGTTGCGCAACATCCGTGCTTGGCTGTTAGCAACGTGAGGACATCCCGCGGGTTCGGTTTACCCCACACATAAATCCCGCGAGCAATTTTTGTTATTTCCCCCGAGCGCACGCGGGCAGCTATTTTCGATCGACTAAGCCCCGATACTGGTTGCATGCTTGCCCCTCCCCCTTGCATTGGCATCATCCAGTTTCGATGCTCAAGCTAGCACGAGAGAAAGCAACCTGCATTCGAACCATCGAGTGGCTCTTTTGGGCGCCTTTGGCGCCCTTCGATGGTTCGAATGCAGGTTCTCTGGCAAAAGAAAAGCGCGACCCCAAAACGGCCGCACTTTAATCTCCTAAGCGTTACTTGTTGAGCTGCTTCGCACGGGAAGCTGCACGCTTACGGTCGGTAGCGGAAAGCTCGACCTTACGCACTCGCATGACGTTCGGAGCAACCTCGACGCACTCGTCGTTGCCACAGAACTCAAGCGCCTCGTCCAGGGAAAGGGTACGCGCCTTTGCCAGGGTGACGGTTGCGTCTGCGGTGGCAGAACGCATGTTGGTCAGCTTCTTTTCCTTGGTGATGTTGATGTCCATATCCTCATCACGGTTGTTAGCGCCAACGACCATGCCCTCGTAAGCCTCCATGCCTGGCTCGACGAAGAACTCGCCACGGTCAGCCAGCTGCTGCAGTGCGTATGCGGTGATCTGGCCGGAGCGGTCAGCAACCAGGGAGCCAGTCGGACGGGACTTGATCTCGCCTGCCCAGACATCCAGGCCATCGGCGATGGAGTTAGCGATACCTGCACCGCGGGTCTCGGTCAGGAACTGGGTGCGGAAGCCGATGAGGCCACGCGCCGGAACGCGGAAGATCATGCGTACCCAGTCACCCTCGCGGACGTCCATGGACTGCATCTGGCCCTTGCGGGTAGCCAGTAGCTGGGTAACGGCGCCCTGGTACTCGGAAGGTGTATCGATGGTGAGCATCTCGTATGGCTCCATGGTCTTGCCATCGACAACCTGGGTAACAACCTGTGGCTTACCCACGGTCATTTCGAAGCCCTCTCGGCGCATGTTCTCAATCAGAACGGACAGCGCCATTTCGCCGCGGCCCTGTACCTCCCAAGCGTCAGGACGCTCGGTCGGCAGAACCTTCAGGGACACGTTACCGATAAGCTCCTGTTCCAAACGAGCCTTGACCATACGTGCGGTCAGCTTGTCGCCACCGCCCTGGCCAGCCATTGGGGAGGTGTTAACGCCGATGGTCATAGAGATTGCCGGCTCATCAACGTGAATCTGTGGCAGAGCAACCGGGTTTTCAACGTCGGCGATGGTATCGCCAATCATGATCTCTGGGATACCAGAAATGGCGACGATGTCGCCGGCAATAGCCTCGGTCTCTGGCTGGCGCTCAAAGCCGACGGTACGCAGCAGCTCGGCAACCTTAACGTTCTTAACTACCTCGTTGCCGTCCTCATCCCAGGAGATCCAGGCAACCTGCTGCCCCTTCTTGATCTTGCCGGAGTAGATACGCAGCAAAGCGATACGGCCCAGGAAGTCAGAGGAGTCAAGGTTGGCCACATGCGCCTGCAACGGGCCGTCGACGGAAGCGGATGGCTCCGGCAGAACCTCGTAGATGACGTCGAAAAGCGCCTGCAGGTCCTCAGCCGCAGGAACGTTGCCGTCTCCTGGGTTCTCGGTGGAAGCCTTGCCCTCACGGCCAGAAGCGTAGAGTACCGGCAGATCCAACAGTGTTTCTGCAGCAGCAGCTGCTTCCTCATCCTCTAGGCCGGAGGCGATTTCCAGCAGGAGGTCGTGGGACTCGTTGACAACCTCGTCGATACGAGCGTCTGGGCGGTCGGTCTTGTTAACGCAGATGATGACCGGCAGCTTGGCTTCCAGAGCCTTGGTCAGAACGAAGCGGGTCTGTGGCAGCGGGCCTTCGGAGGCGTCGACAAGCAGCACGACGCCGTCAACCATGGAGATACCGCGCTCGACCTCGCCACCGAAGTCGGCGTGGCCTGGGGTGTCGATGACGTTGATGATGAGGTCGCCGCCGTCCTTGCCCAGACCCTTGCGGTGAATAGCGGTGTTCTTCGCCAGAATGGTAATGCCGCGCTCGCGCTCCTGGTCATTGGAGTCCATGACGCGGTCCGTGTGCTCGCCGTGGTCACCGAAGGCGCCGGACTGCTCCAGCATGCCGTTGACGAGGGTGGTCTTACCGTGGTCAACGTGGGCGACGATGGCGACGTTACGGAACTCGGTATTAGTCACTGGTGGGGTGCTCCTTAAAAGCAAAGTTGGAACGCTTAAGCGCAAGATTTTGAACGGGGTCTAAATATACTCTGCAAGTTTGCAATTTGCAGCATTGGAACACCCCACTGAAGCGGGAAACCGCAGGAGCCAGCGTTTTGTAACAAATCTATAACCCCGGACGAAAGACGGGTTGAGACACACTTTCGCTTTAGAAACTGGCTTGACCGCAAGAAAAAAGTGAATATTGTTACCAGAGATACTATTGTGACCAATGTGCCGAGTGTTATCGTCAAACATCTCGCACCCATTTCCGTCTCCTACACCCAATTCAAGGAATCTGATAATCGTGAGCACCTCGAGCACCGCACCTAGCTCCGAGCACAACAACGGACGCCGCCTCCGCGCGAGCTCCGGCATGATTGCTGCCGCTACCGCGGCGCTCATCGGTCTAGCCACTCCCCTTATCGCACCGGCCCAGGCAGACGCCCCGGACCTGGCCGCGCTGGAGGCACAGGCAATGTCGCACTCCCCGCTGGATTCGCTGGGACGTCCCAATGAGGCAACCCAGAATCGTATCCGCGAATTCGCCGCACAGCCATGGATTCCTAACGACATTCGCAGCGCCATCCTCTCCGGACTTGCTTTCAGCATGGGCCAGGGAGGCGATCCAGGCGTGGAATTGCCAGAGGGCCAAAGCCCGGCATTCCGCCAGTTCTACTGGCCTACCGTCTCCGCAAAATGCATCGGGGGCCAGGGCGATTCCATGGGTTCTGCCATCGCTGTCCCGGGCCCTACCAAGATACCAGCACCGGGTGCAGGTCCAGGTGAGACAGTCTTCCTCTTCACGGCACTGGGCACTTCCCCTGCAGCTAAGGAGCAGGGCAACATGAAGGTCCAGTGGTTCAACCTGGACACTTTCCAGTCCGGCGTTACCCCGCTTTTCAACAACGGCATCAACGCCGACGGCCCCACCACCGTCTCAGGCCGCGCCACCACGGGCAAGGGCACCGTCGTGGCCATCTTGTCCGGTTCCGTCAACACCCAAGATTCCGCGTGCGCATTCCCGCCAACTGCCGCCTTCCTTGAGGTTAATTAATGAACGTCGATCTACACCCTGTCAAGCAAGAAACCTTTAATACAGCGGAAAACATCAACGTCGATCCAAAGGGTTTCTTGCGCGAGGTCGACACCTACAAAGAAACCGAATTTGGTCTTTACATGGCCCGCGGTACTAATCATCCGCGCTTTGGTTACCTCGAATCTTGGTTGCTGCCTGAACTGGGCCTGCGTGCGAATATCTTCCACTTCCGGGAAGGGGTTGAGGCACACCAGGACTTCTACTTCGATATCGCTGACATCGATAACAAGGATGGCGTCTGGACTACCCGTGACCTTTACGTCGATCTGGTCTCCAACACAGGCGAGCCAATCGACGTTCTCGACATCGACGAACTGGCCGCAGCCACCTCCGCGGGTTTTATCTCGGCAGAAGAGGCAGAGCGCGCTATGGACCGTACCCTCATCGCGGTCGAAGGCATTACCCGATACGGCGACGATTCCATGGCTTGGCTGCGCGCCCTCGGCATCGAGCTTTCTTGGGCTGACTCTGTCAATCTGACGCCTGCGGAGTAGTTGCGTAAGATATCTAGGGTTACTTACCCCTTCATATTAAGGATGCTTATTCCCCATGGCCGGTGGACTTTTTGCACTGCTTGACGACGTCGCGGTAATCGCTCGCGCGGCAGCCTCCAGCGCCGACGACGTCGCTGCCTTAGCTGGCAAGACCTCGGTAAAGGCGGCGGGCGTCGTGGTCGACGATGCCGCCGTTACCCCACAGTATGTCTCCGGCGTTACCCCAGCCCGCGAGCTGCCTATCATTTGGCGCATCACCAAGGGCTCGCTCATCAACAAGATCGTCATCATCTTGCCGATCGCACTGCTGTTGTCTTGGATTGCGCCGTGGGCGCTGACCCCCATTCTCATGTGCGGCGGTACTTATCTGTGCTTTGAAGGCGCAGAGAAGATCTTCCACCACTTCGCAGCGCATGGCGCAGAAGAAGAAAAAGAAGAACAGGCGGACGCAAAGGATCCAGACGCCGAAGACAAGTTGGTTAAGTCTGCCGTTACCACGGACCTTATCTTGTCCGCTGAGATCATGGTGATCTCGCTCAACGAAGTCATTGACCAAAGCTTCTGGATGCGCCTAGGCGCGCTGCTCATCGTCGCCGTCGCTATCACTTTGGCGGTCTATGGCGCTGTCGGCGTGCTGATCAAGATGGACGACCTTGGCATTAAACTGCTGGAGCGCAACGAAGGAAAGTCGGCCGTCGGCAACGCCTTGGTCAAGGGCATGCCGGTAGTTCTCGACATCATCTCCGTCATCGGCACGGCGGCAATGCTGTGGGTAGGTGGCCACATCGTTATCAAGGGTCTGCACGAGTTCGGCATCAACCAGCCGCACGGTTTTATCCATCACCTAACCGAACCCATCTCCAACGGCGCGCTGGCCTGGACCGTAGATACCGTCTGTTCCATGGCCTTCGGCCTTGTCCTGGGCACCATCGTCGTGGGCATCGTCACAGGTGTCAAGAAGGCTCTCGGTAAGTAGTCGAGAACCCCTCCAGGTTTTCTCAGCTACTCGATTACAGGAACATAAGCAGCGACAGCGCCATCACTGCCATTCCGGCAATCAGCCCGTAGATGGCGTGGTGGTGTTCACCAGTTTCCTCTGCGGTGGGCAAAAGCTCATCAAGCGAGATGAAGACCATAATGCCGGCGATGGCTGCAAAGCTAAAGCCCATCGTGGCAGACCCCATCAGCGGCAGCAGGAGAACGAAGCCCACCGCTGCCCCAACTGGCTCAGCGAGCCCCGAAACCGTAGCCCACCAGAAGGCTTTGGCTCTCGAGCCCGTGGCTTCCCGTAGTGGCACCGCGACTGCGATGCCTTCCGGAATATTGTGAATCGCAATCGCCACGGCTACCGGAATCGCGATACGTGGGTCTTCCAAACCGGCGAGGAAGGTGGCAAAACCTTCCGGAAAATTATGAAAGGCCAAGGCGCAGGCCGTAAACACGCCCGTCTTCATCAGCCGCTTGCGGCGTGCTTCTTCTTCCGTGGTGGCAGGCTCGTGCGGATTAATCTCTTCCGGAACGATTCGGTCAATAACCGCAATTATCGCGATGCCGGCGAAGAACGCGAGCACCACTGCCCAAGTTCCTGCCCTCTTTCCGCCAAAGGCCTCCGTCAATTGCTCGAGGCCCGTAGGCAGGATCTCCATGAAAGAGACATAAAGCATGACGCCAGCCGAAAGGCCTAACGCGGCAGCCATGAAAGCCGAACCAGCATGGCGTTTACTGACGGCGATGCCGGCGCCGATGGACGTCGATAAGCCGGCCAAGAGCGTAAGACCGAAAGCCACCGCCAAGGAAGACGCTGTATACATAACTTAAGACTCTAGAACATTAGCGCGTCCCAGCCCCCACTCCGTGGTGCGTAGGCTTTAAATGCGTAGGCTAGAAGCCTATAAACCTTTAAAGATTTGGAGGCCCTCGTTGGACGTGAGCATGTACCCACTAGCTAAAAGCTACTTCGGCGTCACTCACGTCGCAGTTCTCGAGCATGTAGTCCACTCGGTAGCGCTCAGCCTCCCGCTTTTGCACAAAGGGCCCCTTGCGCTGGCGGTCACGCTCGAGCCCGAGGCTTTCAGCGGCGGCTGGCGTGTGCGCAGTGAGTTTGGCATCTTAGGCTATCTTGACGCCGCGGAAACCGCGGAGTTTCCTGCCCTGCAGCGCGTGCGTGCATCAGGGTTTAGAGTCGCAACTGACGCTACGGTTGAGCTCGTGCCTGAGGACGCGACTATCGACGTCGCGGTTAACCTCGGTCTTGCCCCGTGGATGGTGCCTGTCAATGAGCAACCCGCAGGCTCCGTACTGTTGCAGGGCGGCCTCGGCCTCCTTCTCGATACCGCAACCGGGCAGCTCAATGAATCTCAACTTTCGCGCTTAAATACCCAGCAGATCTTCGTCTCGCTGCATCTGGTTGAAGGCGATATTGTCGCCGCTGCCCCAGGCTCCGTCCTGGGCCGCGTGTGCACCACACAACAACAGCCCCACCTCGGTGCGATCCTGGAACGTAGCGCTGCACAAGACGCCGCTATCGCTGCCCGTGCTTACTGCGCCGACGGCCGCATCGCTGTCGACGTGCCCGAGGTGGGCGCCACCGAGTTCTTCTCCCCCGCCGTCCCCGCCCTGCGCGTGCCGCCCGAAGCGCCCGCCATCCCTCCTGCCGTCGAGCCCGTGGCCACGCAGGATTGGGAGACCGGCCTCGAGGCCGCAGACTTCCATGCCGACCTGCCGCGCGGAGCCAAGAAAATCGCGCGCCTGGTGACTCTAGCGGCACAGCCTGCCCCGGAAGCAGTAGGAAAACCGGAACCAGCGGACGAACCTGAACCGCTGTCAGAGCCTGCACCGTGTAGCGAGCTCTCAAGCCTCGTCAACCACGTCCCGGGCCAACAAGCATTAGCATGGCGGCAGCTTCCCGTCGCTGCGGCGCCGGGTCGCTTCTCCTCGGAGTCAGCGCGTGTGCGCGCACGACGCTCTGAACGTGCAGCCTCCCGGCAGCGCGGCGGGCACCACCGCAAGTAAACTTGCAGCTTTCCCACCGAAAGGACTTAACAATGCTTTCCCACAACCGGCGCTTGCTGCGCATCGGCGCGACCGTGCTGGCTGGCAGCCTCTTTTTGGCTGCCTGCGGCGAGGGCGAGTCCGCCAACCCGCGCATCATCCAAGGCTTGCACCAGAAGAAGCCGAAAGAGCCGATTGCCCGCCCGATGTCGGAGATGGTTCCAGCAGAGGTCGCAGCAGGACTCGGCAGCGAAAAGTACGGACTGCCCACCGCCCACGGCGCATCCATCGCATCGGGAGCGATGGAGCAATGCCAGGACTTCAAAGGCGATACCTTCCAAGCTGTTGCCGATGCCAAGACTTTGGAGGACCACGAGATCGAGGTGGACTACGGCCTCGACGATGCAGACATGACATCCTGGGATGGCATGTGCGCACCCATCAAATTCGAAGGCGCCAATGCCTTTGCCACCGTGGCGACAGTGCCGTATAAGCAAGACAAGAACGAAGTCACGGGCCCGATGCTCTACATCTTCAACGGCGGTAACGGCGCTCCCCTGGTCACCCAGCCTTTCGAGCTGCCGCACGAATTTGCCGGGAAGAAGATGAGTGATTTCGCCATCACCCAGGTGGGCGAAAAGCTGGTCTTTTCCCTAAACGATGTGCCGGAGGACAAAGCCCCACAAATCTTCACCCTCTCGCTTGCTGATGCCACCTCAAAAACCGTCAATCAGCCAGAGCCGCCGGCGAATACCTCGCAGCGCCGCCTAGAGGAATTCCGCATTCAGGATTCCTATGTTTATATCGCCGAACGCAACAG
Coding sequences:
- a CDS encoding DUF808 domain-containing protein: MAGGLFALLDDVAVIARAAASSADDVAALAGKTSVKAAGVVVDDAAVTPQYVSGVTPARELPIIWRITKGSLINKIVIILPIALLLSWIAPWALTPILMCGGTYLCFEGAEKIFHHFAAHGAEEEKEEQADAKDPDAEDKLVKSAVTTDLILSAEIMVISLNEVIDQSFWMRLGALLIVAVAITLAVYGAVGVLIKMDDLGIKLLERNEGKSAVGNALVKGMPVVLDIISVIGTAAMLWVGGHIVIKGLHEFGINQPHGFIHHLTEPISNGALAWTVDTVCSMAFGLVLGTIVVGIVTGVKKALGK
- the typA gene encoding translational GTPase TypA, with the translated sequence MTNTEFRNVAIVAHVDHGKTTLVNGMLEQSGAFGDHGEHTDRVMDSNDQERERGITILAKNTAIHRKGLGKDGGDLIINVIDTPGHADFGGEVERGISMVDGVVLLVDASEGPLPQTRFVLTKALEAKLPVIICVNKTDRPDARIDEVVNESHDLLLEIASGLEDEEAAAAAETLLDLPVLYASGREGKASTENPGDGNVPAAEDLQALFDVIYEVLPEPSASVDGPLQAHVANLDSSDFLGRIALLRIYSGKIKKGQQVAWISWDEDGNEVVKNVKVAELLRTVGFERQPETEAIAGDIVAISGIPEIMIGDTIADVENPVALPQIHVDEPAISMTIGVNTSPMAGQGGGDKLTARMVKARLEQELIGNVSLKVLPTERPDAWEVQGRGEMALSVLIENMRREGFEMTVGKPQVVTQVVDGKTMEPYEMLTIDTPSEYQGAVTQLLATRKGQMQSMDVREGDWVRMIFRVPARGLIGFRTQFLTETRGAGIANSIADGLDVWAGEIKSRPTGSLVADRSGQITAYALQQLADRGEFFVEPGMEAYEGMVVGANNRDEDMDINITKEKKLTNMRSATADATVTLAKARTLSLDEALEFCGNDECVEVAPNVMRVRKVELSATDRKRAASRAKQLNK
- the fdxA gene encoding ferredoxin is translated as MTYTIAQPCVDVMDRACVEECPVDCIYEGKRSLYIHPDECVDCGACEPACPVEAIFYEDDVPDEWIDYNDANAAFFDDLGSPGGAAALGPQDFDAPMIAALPPQNQD
- a CDS encoding DUF402 domain-containing protein → MNVDLHPVKQETFNTAENINVDPKGFLREVDTYKETEFGLYMARGTNHPRFGYLESWLLPELGLRANIFHFREGVEAHQDFYFDIADIDNKDGVWTTRDLYVDLVSNTGEPIDVLDIDELAAATSAGFISAEEAERAMDRTLIAVEGITRYGDDSMAWLRALGIELSWADSVNLTPAE
- a CDS encoding PIG-L family deacetylase; protein product: MKNNDLRGYRVVAVHAHPDDEVLFTGGTLADMAARGAEVTVITATLGEEGEVIGTPYQGLCNADQLGGFRARELSDALDILGVHGIQLGGFGFFRDSGMEGSPAHENPRALVRRIDEAADLLREHFAQLRPHIVLTYGPDGGYGHPDHIAVHQAVHAAAAPDQRIWWAIFERGAHYSALETIGAPEGWRKPDRGYLDNFTNEGADVEYRLDDAALAAKRRAMVAHATQIWVADSTVTQTNPVAAAAAIGDPAASPSAYGLSNLLVMPLLRAEHYQLGQGEPADALLEGL
- a CDS encoding ABC transporter family substrate-binding protein, which codes for MRKFGAVVVASSLSVLTSCMANPGPPPVEDKPAAESTQTETPTPEKKEKEDGVERETVAIGVDPLRGGLNPHLVANNSELVSQIAELVLPSAFHGEHMDSDVLASAAEVEPPKGVAQRVVYKIASPAQWSDGTPISGSDFHYLWTQMTSTPGVVDPAGYFAIEDISTTSAGRVVVVDFKQRVSDWHRLFAHLLPSHLLQDAEFTAALADGIPASAGRYAVEAVDRGRGVITLNRNDRFWGAGPALVDVVQLRAVRDTSQAVNMLRSGQVGFVDFTPEQTSLESLSLLSNVNAGTVTRNRQLRLHLSAREGALPEQRQRRALASLIETDQVARLAAGRASELRPGQNPVNEEVDLTPLRERAGRKPLRIAADPTHPEAMAAASTIVDVLEAQAISAEVVSDRTQTIAGEMLPEAEVDAVVAWENANVSPESLASLYMCENDEVRAGDISGFCPAEAEDMRGEILSGRINPDAALEKVRKLNSDEVLYVPLMDEVRIHALGRGILGPGQRIEDWDAGLITAPMWRKDEK
- a CDS encoding type IV toxin-antitoxin system AbiEi family antitoxin domain-containing protein, with amino-acid sequence MQPVSGLSRSKIAARVRSGEITKIARGIYVWGKPNPRDVLTLLTAKHGCCATGNTAAQLLSEQDLSFPVIVAGPHKMRSGALFTYKRSQVRDHFEYEGLKVHNPLAAAAFAERTQAVEMLEAVYRGRRSRTRLEEDRRKLARLDSRTQEALSEAVLFTDSSAEIKVARGLQDAGMDVECNYFIGVYAWDIVLKDKRIAIEINGRKFHSALDTWIKDHWKNNDAVLRGWRTLRYTGHCVAHHLPAIIEQVRTADQPDFGSAPHQQTGTWHLAVLRLLNPHFFMY
- a CDS encoding Rv1157c family protein; protein product: MIAAATAALIGLATPLIAPAQADAPDLAALEAQAMSHSPLDSLGRPNEATQNRIREFAAQPWIPNDIRSAILSGLAFSMGQGGDPGVELPEGQSPAFRQFYWPTVSAKCIGGQGDSMGSAIAVPGPTKIPAPGAGPGETVFLFTALGTSPAAKEQGNMKVQWFNLDTFQSGVTPLFNNGINADGPTTVSGRATTGKGTVVAILSGSVNTQDSACAFPPTAAFLEVN
- the zupT gene encoding zinc transporter ZupT — encoded protein: MYTASSLAVAFGLTLLAGLSTSIGAGIAVSKRHAGSAFMAAALGLSAGVMLYVSFMEILPTGLEQLTEAFGGKRAGTWAVVLAFFAGIAIIAVIDRIVPEEINPHEPATTEEEARRKRLMKTGVFTACALAFHNFPEGFATFLAGLEDPRIAIPVAVAIAIHNIPEGIAVAVPLREATGSRAKAFWWATVSGLAEPVGAAVGFVLLLPLMGSATMGFSFAAIAGIMVFISLDELLPTAEETGEHHHAIYGLIAGMAVMALSLLMFL